In the genome of Shewanella denitrificans OS217, the window TCAGTACCGTGACGCTTAACCTGCCCTGCATAAGGGTAGATATCGATAACATCACCGGTTTCCATGTTATCAACGTTCAGCTCTATCGGTAATGCACCGGCATCTTCCATCGTATTGAAGAAAATGGGTGCTATCTTGTTACCTAAGCAGAAACCACCAGCACGCTTGTTAGGCACATTAGGGATATCATCGCCCATGAACCATAACACTGAGTTAGTGGCAGATTTTCGTGAAGAACCAGTACCTACTACGTCACCCACATAAACCAGTGGATGACCTTTCGTTTTAAGGGCTTCGATTTCTTTAATTGGACCCACAACGCCTGGCTCATCAGGTACGATACCGTCACGGGCGTTTTTCAGCATAGCTAAGGCATGCAATGGGATGTCTGGACGTGACCATGCGTCTGGCGCTGGTGACAAGTCATCTGTGTTGGTTTCGCCAGCCACTTTAAATACGGTTAAGGTGACTTTTTCGGCTAATTTTGGACGGTTTAAGAACCAGTCTGCATTGGCCCAAGCTTCAACCACTTGCTTAGCGTGATCATTACCCGCTTGCATTTTCTCAACCACATCGTGGTAAGAATCAAACATTAACAAGGTGTTTGATAACGCTTTGACTGCTAATGGCGCCAGTGCTGAGTTCTCTAATTGAGCGATTAACGGCTCAATGTTGTAACCGCCTTGCATAGTGCCAAGCAGTTCAACGGCGCGCGCTGCGCTTAGGATAGATGATGACACTGTGCCTTTGGCGACAGCATCAAGAAAAGCCGCTTTAACATAAGCGGCTTCGTCTACGCCTGGTGGAATACGATTTTCGAGCAAGTCGAGGATGAATGCCTCTTCACCTGCTGGAGGTGTTTCAACTAACTTAACCAGTTCAGCCACTTGTTGTGCATCTAATGGCTTAGGGACTACGCCCTCTGCAGCACGTTCTGCGACGTGTTTACGATATGCTTCTAGCACGGCAACATTCCTCTTTGTTTAACGCCTCACAGCAAAACTGCACGCCATAGTGATAAGGCTAACAATTCCACAGGTTCGGGCCTGAAATCCGATATTCAGTATACTACAGCTTTGAATAAGTATGAATCGGCTCACACTGTTAGCCTGATTAAATCTGGACTTATTTCTGTGGCTTATGTCAATTTAGCCCTTAGCGCTAAAGATTAAAACTAGACCTTAGTTTGAATCTTTGTATTTTTAAATTTAAAGCAATGACTTACATACCTAGCTGCGATTAAAATATCCGCAGTACAACTTCAGGGTTTTAAGAAAATTTTTTATAAAAAAATAATCACTTAGGGATAAAAGCTGTGCATTCATTAACAAACATAGCTAAAAAATCTCGTTTTATAGCCAAACCTTGGCCACTCACATTCACGCTTAAGGAGCCTAAATGTTAACCAGTCAAATTCATGGGGTTATTTTCGATATGGATGGAGTCTTAATTGATTCTGAACCTAACTGGCAACAGGCTGAATACCAAGTCATGACAGCCTTGGGTGTACCCTTAACCTTTGAGGATACTGAACAAACCACTGGGCTTAGGATCGATCAAGTAGTGCATTACTGGTATGCCCGCCACCCTTGGGTCGCTGCAAATGACTACGATAATCTTGCTGTAGCAAATAAGATAGTCACTGAAGTCGTGCAGGAAATAAACCTAAGTGGTACGCCTATGCAAGGGGTTATTGAGGCCCTTAATGCCTGCCAACAGCGTGGGCTTAAAATTGGCCTCGCCACCTCATCATCCAGTGCCATTATTACTGCGGTAATGAACAAGCTTAACATTACGGATTATTTTGAAGTGCGCTGCTCGGCTGAAAATCTCACCTATGGAAAACCTCACCCTGAGGTATACCTTAATTGTGCTCACGCCCTAGGTTTAGCCCCAGAGCACTGCCTTGCCATAGAAGACTCATTCAACGGCCTTATTGCCGCCCGCGCCGCCACTATGCAAACTGTTATAATTCCCGCGCCCCATCAAGCCAGCCAAGCCCGTTGGGCAGCAGCTCACCATCAACTAAGGGATTTAACTCAATTGGCAGGCTTATTAGACAAGCTTATTGGATAAGTTAAGCTAAAACGATAGCTGAATAAGCTACAACGATAAATGTATTATACCAATCGTATTAATTATCTGGTCATTCAGCGGGAGTTCAAAGGGGATTAATCAAGGCGCAGGCTTGAAGGCATAGTGGTGCTATGTCAAAAGTCTTCAACGCAGAGAAATACCCTTTGAAACCCGCCCTCGGGAGCATCTCAAGCGTTCCACTTCATCGTTGCATTCCTGTGTAAGAATGAGGTTTGAAAGGGAATAACCCTTACTGCATTAATGCGCCTTGAATTGAAAAGCTTGAGGTGCTCTGATAGATCACATAATTAATGTGATTGGTATTAACCACACACTATAAAAAATGGGCCAGTGAAGCTAAATTCACTGGCCCATTTTGTTGCTGCTTTGCATGTTAAGACGCGAGCGGCTTAGAAGTTCTTGCCGATAAACAGGTAGAAGGCTTTCTCGCCATTGTCACTTAAGCCAAAGCCTAATGCGGCGGGGCCCCAGGTGGTGTCTGTGCCTAAGTACAAACTGCCAGAGTAGATTAAATCATTTAAATCAACCAGATCCCGCTCATACCAGACATTGCCGCCTTCCAAGCTGGTGCCTAGGTACAGGGGTAAATCTGTGATCAATACATCCCGTCCCAAATCATATTGGTAAATAAAGGCACCGAAGACCTTATGGGCGCCCACTAAGCCGTGTTTATGAAAACCTGATAAATTCAAGAAGCCGCCAAGCTCAGCAAGCTGCAAGGTATCGTTACCGTCATTCTCGGTTGTCGCCAAGGCGACTTTACCCACTATGGCATGATGGCCTAAGTTTAATGCCCCCTTCCAATCCGCTTCAATTTGCCATGCCAAATCTTGGTTATCAGTAAAAACTATCCCGCTGAAGTCGTCATCTCTTAAGTAAGCATTAACACTGAAACGATTGCCTTCGGTGGGGAAACTAATGCTGTTCAAGGTGTCATAGGCCACCTTGATATAACCGCCAAATGATGAGTAATCAAGGTTTCGCATGTTTATGGCGTCATTGCTTATGACACCGGTTTCGGCCACTAGGCCTAATTCCACAATACCTGCATCTGAATAGTTATAGCCTATGCCAAAATCGAAGCGACTCACGTCTTTCTCCAACTTTAAATTACGGCCTTGATCATCATAGATGTCATTTTTGCGGCTCTCGTATTGGTATCTATTTCGACTATAAAATTTTTGATCTCTATCCAAGGGCTGGTAAAACTCGGTAGCAACCAGCTGCTTATAACCCAGCTCCAACTCGTTGCGCCATTCACCATCGTTGTCGGTTAAATCTGTCATGGTATAAGCCAGTGATATGGCCACCACAGAATCCAAGGTAAAATCGTCTTCCCAATTAAAACCTGCCTGCAGGTAATTGGGGCCCCAAGATTTAGCTTTGGTTTTAAGGGTGAGTATACGCCCGGCTTTGCTGTCATCAAATTCGGCATCGACACGCTCGAATTTATTCAGTGAATACACCCGTTTCAAGGCCGCATCCAACGAAGCTTTAGTGACGATATCACCGGGTTTTAAATCGAACTTTTCTTGCAGCAAGCTTTCACTGACCTTAGATTGATTGTCGAATTTCACCGCCACTAAAGGCTTGCTCAATTGATCTAACCATCTAAGACTTTTACGCTGTTTTGCCTGCTGATAGGCAAGGTACTCCTCGGTGCCCATGCTCAATTTTGACAATTTTGCCAACTGAAAACTGGCCGCTTGTTCGCCCAAAGTTAATGCCAAGCCCATGATGCTAAAATCTGTGGTGCTTAAATTGTCTATGGCGGGGCGAATAATAATATCCTCCTCAGACAGCAAGGCTTTTTGCCTGGCACTGCTGGCATTGGTCAGGATAGTTGATAATTGTTCAAGCACGGCAATCGTGCTGTTGAGCTGCTCATGCCTTGCCAGTGGCGAGCCGATATCCACGGCAATAATAATATCCGCGCCCATGGCTTTCACCACATCCACCGGCATGTTGTTGGCTATGCCGCCATCGATAAGTAAACGGCCATTAATGCTTGCCGGTTGCAGCGCGCCAGGCACCGTCGCCGAAGCCTGCATGGCCTGTACTATGCTGCCACTACTTAACACCACAGCTTCACTGGTCACCAAATCTGTCGCCACGGCGCGATAGGGGATGGCCAGTTGATCAAAATCACCAAACTGCTCCACTAAGTCGGTGGAGTATTGCAATAACTGCGACATGGTTTGCCCTTGCAATAAACCTGTGGGGCCTTTGAGCTGTCCTTGGCTGTAGCCTAAGCTAATGGGAATATTGAATTGATCCCGCTGCTGTTTGTCACGATAGGCCAGTTGTTCACGGGGAATGGTGTCTGAAAATCCTTTTGACCAATCTGAGCCGAGCATGATGGCTTCTATTTCACTGGCGCGATAGCCTAGGGCATACATGCCAGCAACATAAGCACCAATACTGGTACCCGCAATATAATCCACTGGAATATTATTGGCCTCTAAGACTTTTAGCACCCCAATATGGGCCGCGCCTTTAGCGCCGCCGCCACTGAGCACTAAGCCTATTGTGGGCCTTTCTTTGGCACTTACATTAGATGCAAGTATCAGACAGATAAAATACAGGGGAGCGCGCCAATTCATCGAATAACCCAACCAAAATAACATACTAAAATAAAGAAAACGCCGCATTTGAACACACAAATCCGGCTAATATAAGACTGCTGACAATTTTAGCACATGAGAATATTTTACATTAAAAAACAGACGGCTAAGCATGCATTTTAATCAATAATTTTATTCCTAATCGCCTTCAAGCCTACGTGCATTTAACTGTCGAGCCCCAGATATATCTCCAGCTCATTTCTTGCCATGGGTTTGGCAAAATAATAGCCTTGAATAAGATAACAACCTCGGCTGAACACTTGCTCAAGCTGTTCATGAGATTCCACCCCTTCGGCAACCACCTCAAGCTTTAAATTACGTGCCAGTTCAACAATACTGCTGACAATGGCCTGATCGGCTTTATTAACGCCTATGTCAATCAAGAAGGACCTGTCTATCTTAAGGCTATTCACCTCGAAGTGACGTAAATACGCCAAAGATGAGTAGCCAGTGCCGAAATCATCGATAGAGACTTTAACCCCTAAGGCTTTAAGTTTACGCAGGTGGGCCTTGGCCACATGCAGCTCTTTCATTAACACGCCTTCGGTAATTTCAACCGTCAACAAAGACGCCGGCATGCCTGTTTCTGTTAATATGTCTTTCAAACCGTCAATAAAATCTGCCTGTCTAAAACTCACCGCGGACACATTAACCGACAATTTATAGGATTGTTCAAATTCAGTATGCCAACGGGCCGCATCTTGGCAGGCTTGTTTAAATACCCAGCGATCGATATCCACAATCAGGCCGCAAGACTCGGCCACTTTAATAAAAATATCTGGCCTAATTAAGCCATCTTCAGGATGGTGCCAACGGATCAATGCCTCCACACCAACCACCCTGTCTTGATGTAAAATATCCACTTGAGGTTGATAGTTAAGGGTAAACTCGTCACGCTCTATGGCTTTACGTAAATCCGCCTCAAGGCGTAAATGATACAGTGCCTCGGCATTACGTTCAGATGAATAGTATTGGAAATTCCCCCGACCTTCCTCTTTGGCGTGATACATGGCTAAATCGGCATTTTTTATTAAGGTTTCGGGATCGATACTGTCATCGGGCCACACGCTAATGCCAATACTGGTGGAAATAAAGAACTCACGCCCTTCTAGTTTAAAAGGCTGCTCTATAGTCTTTAATAAACTGTCTGCCACATGGTTAATACCATCGATATCCCCTGCATCTCGCAGTAAGATAACAAACTCATCGCCACCAAAACGGCACACGAGGTGATTCTCTGTCAGGCAAGATTGCAACCGCCGCGCAGCCTCCACTAGCAGGGCATCCCCCATGCTGTGGCCGTAAGAATCGTTAACATGTTTAAACCTATCTAGGTCTAGGAATAACAAGGCCAGTTTTTCATCATTTAATGTCGCGAACGAAATAATTTGCGTCAAGCGCCGCGTAAACATGGCGCGGTTGGCAAGCCCTGTAAGCACATCATTATTGGCTAAATAACGTAAGTTAAGTTCATTCTGTTTGCGCTCGCTAATATCTGAAAACACCAACACATAATGTTTAATTAGGCTGTTTTCTGCTTTCATCATTGAAATATTGATCCAAGCCGGAAAAGTGCGCTTATCTCGGCGAAGTAATTCTCGCTCACCATTCCATGAGGTACCATTGCCGAGCAACCCATCGACACTCAAGTTTATCTCACTCTTACGCACCAACTCAGATAATGACAAGCCTATGAGTTCATTAGGTTTAGTGGTGAAAATTAAATTTGCCGCCAAGTTACTGATGATCACAGTTTCATTTGCATCCAGGATCAGCATACCTTCGGTAGTATTCTCAAAGGCTTGGGCTAATAAATTAATCTCACTTTCAAGCTCTCGCTGAACTGAAATATCACTGTAAATCCCTGCCACCCGTGCAATGGCGCCAGTGCCAGGCTGATAATCCACAGCCCTGCCCCTTACCCTTAACCAACCACAACTGCCATCGGGTCGGTAATAACGATATTCTGACTCAAACAGTTCACCTTTATCTTCAAGCAAGGCTATCCATTCCCCACGGACCCTATCCCTGTCATTCTCATGTACTGGCAATTCTGACAGAGGGCAATGTACAAAATCTGCATCACCTAATAAGCCCGCGTTGTTATCCAAATAAATCATTTGCGTATCGCTGCGCCACTCCCACAGATCTGAGTCACTGCCTCGCAACGCCTGCCTTAATCTGTCATCACTGTCCACTAATGCCTGATTGATTTTCTTAAATCGTTCGACTTGCCGATGTCGATACCAGAGCATGGAAATGAATGCGATGAAAATACACAAGGACACAAGCCATTTAAACCATTGGGATTGCCACCAATTTTGTGTCAACTCAAAATCGAAACGATAGGCATCACTCACCCAGACACCGTTATTTTTATGCTTAATTTCTAAGGTATATTCACCCGCATTCAGACCTGAAATATTCAGCTGAGACTGATCTTCCAGTAGCAAAAATGGCCGCTCCGACGGGTCGTTCTTTTTCAAAATACGGTATTGTAAGGTGAGTGGTGTATCATCGAGGTAATCTGTGCTGCTCAGCTGAAAACTGATAAGGTTTGCCCCAGGCTCTATGACACTCAGCGCCTGGGGTCGCAAATAGGTATGAGTGTCTTTGCCATAATAGACAGAGACAGATTCGAGAAACACGCGATTGGTGTTTTGACGATGCTGTAATTTATTAGGTTCAACTAACATAGCCCCATCAGGGCTGCCTAGATAGAGCCCTTTATCCTGCCGATAAAACACACTGCCTTCGTTAAATTCATCAGAGATAAAACCATCATTCTGATCTAGCGTGGTTATTTCGCCAGTGGTTTTATCTTGGCGCACCAAAATGGCATTACACAGGATAAAATTGGCCGTCTTTGTGCTCACCATAGATAAAATTGCATCGCAGTCGAGCTGCCAATCTCGGGTTAAAGAGTGCAGACTATCAGTGCTGATTTGGTATTCAAACAGGCCTTGCTGCAGGGAAGCAAACCAAATCACTCCGGGAGAAACCTCCAGAAACGAGCCGATTTTCGACGGTATTTCTTGAGAAAAAAGCCCTAGTTTAGAGACATATTGACCTTGTTCATCCAAATAACCGAAGAAGCGGTTACCCGATAGCCAGAGTCTGCCTAAACTATCACGCAGCGTCGCAAAAATAATGGTACGAGAGGGGGCATCTTGTCCTAGTGCTAAAACATGTTCCACAGGATCTTTCATCCCAGACTGCCAATAATATAAGCCTTTATTGGTACCAAACCAGAGACGACCTGGCATACTCCAGTCAGCTTCTATGCTCAATACGATTTGGCCCGTCAATGACTCAATTCCCTGAGTCCAAGTAGCAAAACTCATACTTTCGCCCGTTTGTTTGTGCACCACAAACAAACCATTACTGGTACCCAGCACGAGATAATCAGCATTCAAACTATTAAGCCGATAAATGCTGTCATTCACCTCAAAACCTGGAGGGATGATACCCTGAGACGTGCTGCTGGACTCATGGATAACGGCTAAGCTGCCATCTGTACCCAGCCAGGTTTTATCTCCCTCGGAATAAATGGACCACACCATCTCAGTGTCGAGTTTATATTTTGAACTTTTGCTGTAAACATCCCTTAAAAAGTCAGCTTGGGGAGCAATCAGCGCCAGACCATCTCCAGAGCCCCCCACCCAAATAATTCCGCTGTCATCCACGGCCATGTCATGAATATAATCTATCCGTGCCCGCTGTTTAAGCTCATCACCATAGAGCACATAATCAGCCGTTTCGGGTCGCCATAAGATCAAGCCTTTACGGCTCGCAATCCACAAGTTCCCCTGCTTGTCTTCTAGCATTCGGCTCATAAAATAAGGCAGTTCTGAAATGATTTCTAGGCTCGAGGTCGCCTGTTCGAGTTTATGTAAGCCCTTGCTAGACAAAATCCATAATCGCCCTTTGCTATCCCTAAAAAGTCCCCGTATCGCTCCATAGGACTCTTTCCAAGGCAGGCTTGTCAGTAGCTCGCCTTCAGCGCTGCGCATCTCAAGTGTATGGGCACTGGCAAACAGTAAGCTGTTGTCACTGAGCTGTAGCATGTGACGCCAATTGACTTTATCGTCAAGTTTGCCTTTATGTATGAGCTGTAAACTAAAATCTTGTGAGTTGAAGCGATACAACTTGCCCGAAAATGTCAACAAGAGTAACTGACCATCTGCTTGCCTAACATAGGAAACAACGCCTTCATCAGCAAAGTAACGGCTCGATGAGGTTTTTCCCATTTCGGTGAAACGATTAGTGGGGATGTTATAGATGTATAACCGAGTTTGGCTACTGACGAGTAGATGATCCGAATCGATATTGGTCACTAAATTGATATAACTGTCGAATAGCTGACTCTCGCCTGCCGTCTTGTCTACTCGGCGGATCTTAGAGTTACTTAATCGGTACAGCCCCTGCTCAGTTCCGAGCCACACAAAGCCATCCTCACCAAAGCTTATGTCATTAATCGTTGCTGTGGATAGGCCATCTCTGGCACTAAACACTCTCTGCACGAGTTCTTGCGCCATGGAAGGCACAATGCAACTGATGAATAAAAGAAGAATAACAAAAAACGGTTTTAGCATAGAAGGCATGGGCTAAATACTCGAAAATAGGTCGCTTGAATTATGGGCTTTAGTCTTCATCCTTGCTGACAATAAGTTAAAATATCCAGTTTGTTCGGACAAATATAACACTCATGACTGATTTTAGAATAAAAAAAAGCACCCCTAAGGATGCTTTTTCTAAAATCTAATCAATTACTTCTTCTTTTTTGCCTTAGGATTAGGCAAGTCGGTAATCGAACCTTCATACATTTCTGCAGCAAGGCCTACAGACTCATGCAGAGTTGGGTGAGCATGGATGGTTAAGGCTAAATCTTCAGCATCACAACCCATTTCGATGGCTAAACCAATTTCACCTAATAGCTCGCCGCCGTTAACGCCAACAATAGCACCACCGATAACGCGATGAGTCTCTTTGTCGAAAATTAACTTGGTCATGCCATCGCTGGCATCTGAAGCGATTGCGCGGCCGCTGGCTGCCCATGGGAACGTCGCCGTTTCGTAAGCAATACCTTGCTCTTTAGCTTCTTTCTCAGTCAGACCAACCCAAGCAACTTCCGGATCTGTATAGGCAATCGATGGGATAACTTTTGGATCGAAGTAATGCTTCATGCCAGAAATCACTTCTGCCGCCACATGGCCTTCATGCACGCCTTTGTGAGCCAGCATAGGTTGACCCACGATATCACCGATAGCGTAGATGTGCGGTACGTTAGTACGTAATTGCTTGTCTACATTGATGAAACCACGTTCATCAACCGCAACACCGGCTTTTTCGGCTTCGAGGAGCTTGCCATTTGGCGTACGGCCAATGGCCACTAGCACTACGTCATAACGCACTGGCTCGCTTGGGGCTTTCTTGCCTTCCATAGTGACGTAGATACCATCTTCTTTGGCTTCTACCGCTGTCACTTTGGTTTCTAGCATAAGATTAAATTTGTCTTTAATCTTCTTAGTAAACACGCGAATAACGTCTTTATCTGCAGCTGGGATAACTTGGTCAAACATTTCAACCACGTCAATTTTACTGCCAAGGGATGCGAACACTGTGCCCATTTCTAGGCCGATGATACCGCCACCCATGACTAACATCTTGCCTGGTACTTCTTTTAGTTCTAAGGCGTCAGTCGAATCCCAAATACGTGGGTCTTCATGGGGAATAAATGGCAGTTTGATTGGGCGTGAGCCTGCAGCAATAATGGCTTGCTCGAAAGTCACCACAGTGACTGTGCCGTCTTCAGCCGTCACTTCAAGGGTGTTAGGGCTGGTAAATTTACCCAGACCGTTAACCACGTTAACTTTACGCATCTTAGACATGCCGCCTAATCCGCCGGTTAACTGGCCAATCACTTTCTCTTTAAAACCGCGTAACTTGTCTAAATCAATCTTTGGCTCGCCAAACACGACGCCGTGTGCAGCAACGGCTTTAGCTTCTTCAATCACTTTAGCAACGTGCAATAAAGCCTTTGAAGGGATACAACCAACATTTAGACACACACCACCTAAAGTGCTGAAACGCTCAACAATGACAGTGTCTAAGCCTAGGTCTGCTGCACGAAACGCCGCAGAATAACCCGCAGGACCCGCACCTAATACAACTACCTGAGTTTTAATTTCGTTGCTCATGTTTTCCTCTATCCTTTGCAATTGGCGGGCAAACCGCCTTGTAGCCAGATCATGTTAGTTGAGCGCATTTTACACTTTGTTTAACACTAATCACAATCCTAGTAGGCTCGATTCACTCGTCTCTTTATGTAAACAAAATAGGCTGCCTGAATTCTCAAGCAGCCTTTATACCCAATCAACCTCGCCTTTTAGGAGCCACTCATTACTTTGCATCTTGAAGTTGACTGGGTATAGGTATTACAACACTAAGGTACGAATATCTGATAAGCACTGATTCAGATAGGTAATAAACCTTGCTCCATCAGCGCCGTCAATCACACGGTGATCGTATGATAGTGACAACGGTAGCATTAAGCGTGGAGCGAACTCTTTACCATTCCACACTGGTTTAAAGTCAGATTTAGACACACCTAAGATAGCCACTTCCGGCGCATTGACTATTGGTGTAAATGCTGTGCCGCCAATACCGCCAAGGCTTGAAATAGTGAAACAGCCGCCTTGCATATCAGATGCCGTTAACTTGCCATCGCGAGCTTTTTTCGATACCTGTTTAAGCTCGTTCGATAACTCGTGGATGCCTTTTTTATTGACATCTTTAAACACAGGCACCACAAGACCGTTTGGCGTATCAACCGCAATACCAATGTTGACATACTTCTTCAAAATTAAGCTTTCGCCATCTTCTGATAATGAAGAGTTAAACGTTGGATAAGCTTCTAAGGCTTTAGCGACCGCTTTCATGATGAACACCAGTGGGGTGATCTTCATGCCAGAATCTTTCTTAGCTTCTAGTGCATTTTGTGCCTTACGGAAGTCTTCAAGCTCGGTAATATCGGCATCATCCCACTGAGTAACATGAGGGATTTTCACCCAGTTACGGTGAAGGTTAGCACCAGAAATCTTCTGAATACGCGATAAAGGCTTAACTTCAGTTTCGCCAAACTTGTTAAAGTCAACTTTTGGCCATGGGAGTAGATTTAGCTCACCGCCGCCATTACCTGCTGATTTAACCGCGCCAGATTCAACTTGCTTGACCGCCGCTTTCACGTAGTTTTGCACGTCTTCTTTAACCACACGACCTTTGCGACCAGTGCCTTTTACGTTAGCCAGGTTAACCCCTAGCTCACGGGCCATGCGGCGAATAACAGGTGATGCATGGGCATAAGCACTGTTTTCAACAAAATCTTCTTTTGCCACTACAGAAGCTGTTTGTGCAGGAGCCGCCGGCGCTTGAGTCGCTGCAACGGGTGCACTGACTGCAGGAGTCGCAGCTTGCGCGCTACCCGCCACCTCAAAGGTCATAATTAATGAGCCAGTTGATACTTTATCGCCTTGGCTAACAATAATTGACTTCACGGTTCCAGCAAATGGTGTTGGCACTTCCATAGCCGCTTTATCGCCTTCAACGCTAATTAAAGATTGCTCTTCTGCAACTGTGTCACCCACTTTTACCATCACTTCGGTAACTATGACTTCGTCGCCACCGATATCGGGTACGTTAACATCCTGAACCGCTGCAGTGGTTGCCACTGCAGCTACCGCTTGTGGAGCAGCTTGTGTTGCAGGAGCCGCAGTTGGTGCGCTGCCTGCCACTTCAAATACCATCACAAGTGAGCCAGTTGAGACGTTATCGCCAACAGCCACTTTGATTTCTTTAAGCACACCTGCAAAGGGTGCAGGCACTTCCATCGCCGCTTTGTCGCCTTCAACGCTAAATAAGGCTTGCTCCTCGGTAATGGTGTCGCCAAGCTTAACTAAAATTTCGGTCACTGACACTTCATCGCCGCCAATATCTGGCACATGCACTTCTTTTAGCACAGGAGCAGCACTTGCCGCTGACGCACTAGCGACAGACGCTTGTGGTACAGCACTGGCAACGGGTGCTTGTGATGCTGCAGGCGCGGCATCTGACTCAAAAATCATAATTAATGAGTCGGTCGCGACCTTGTCGCCCACTTTCACTTTAATTTCTTTCACAATCCCCGCAGCAGAGGCTGGTACTTCCATTGCAGCTTTATCGCCTTCAACAGAAATCAGCGATTGTTCTTCTTCAACCTTGTCACCTACGCTAACTAAGATCTCAGTAACTTCAACCTCATCCGCACCTATATCCGGTACATTAATTTCGATTGCCATTGTATATTGCCTCTTATGCGTATAATGGGTTGGTCTTTTCGGTGTCGATAGCGAACTTAGCAATCGCTTGTGTTACGACTGACTTTTCGATATCGCCACGTTTAGCCAGTTCACTCAGCGCCGCTACCACCACATATCCGGCATTGACTTCAAAGTGACGGCGTAAGTTTTCA includes:
- the hxpB gene encoding hexitol phosphatase HxpB; the protein is MLTSQIHGVIFDMDGVLIDSEPNWQQAEYQVMTALGVPLTFEDTEQTTGLRIDQVVHYWYARHPWVAANDYDNLAVANKIVTEVVQEINLSGTPMQGVIEALNACQQRGLKIGLATSSSSAIITAVMNKLNITDYFEVRCSAENLTYGKPHPEVYLNCAHALGLAPEHCLAIEDSFNGLIAARAATMQTVIIPAPHQASQARWAAAHHQLRDLTQLAGLLDKLIG
- a CDS encoding patatin-like phospholipase family protein → MNWRAPLYFICLILASNVSAKERPTIGLVLSGGGAKGAAHIGVLKVLEANNIPVDYIAGTSIGAYVAGMYALGYRASEIEAIMLGSDWSKGFSDTIPREQLAYRDKQQRDQFNIPISLGYSQGQLKGPTGLLQGQTMSQLLQYSTDLVEQFGDFDQLAIPYRAVATDLVTSEAVVLSSGSIVQAMQASATVPGALQPASINGRLLIDGGIANNMPVDVVKAMGADIIIAVDIGSPLARHEQLNSTIAVLEQLSTILTNASSARQKALLSEEDIIIRPAIDNLSTTDFSIMGLALTLGEQAASFQLAKLSKLSMGTEEYLAYQQAKQRKSLRWLDQLSKPLVAVKFDNQSKVSESLLQEKFDLKPGDIVTKASLDAALKRVYSLNKFERVDAEFDDSKAGRILTLKTKAKSWGPNYLQAGFNWEDDFTLDSVVAISLAYTMTDLTDNDGEWRNELELGYKQLVATEFYQPLDRDQKFYSRNRYQYESRKNDIYDDQGRNLKLEKDVSRFDFGIGYNYSDAGIVELGLVAETGVISNDAINMRNLDYSSFGGYIKVAYDTLNSISFPTEGNRFSVNAYLRDDDFSGIVFTDNQDLAWQIEADWKGALNLGHHAIVGKVALATTENDGNDTLQLAELGGFLNLSGFHKHGLVGAHKVFGAFIYQYDLGRDVLITDLPLYLGTSLEGGNVWYERDLVDLNDLIYSGSLYLGTDTTWGPAALGFGLSDNGEKAFYLFIGKNF
- a CDS encoding EAL domain-containing protein — protein: MPSMLKPFFVILLLFISCIVPSMAQELVQRVFSARDGLSTATINDISFGEDGFVWLGTEQGLYRLSNSKIRRVDKTAGESQLFDSYINLVTNIDSDHLLVSSQTRLYIYNIPTNRFTEMGKTSSSRYFADEGVVSYVRQADGQLLLLTFSGKLYRFNSQDFSLQLIHKGKLDDKVNWRHMLQLSDNSLLFASAHTLEMRSAEGELLTSLPWKESYGAIRGLFRDSKGRLWILSSKGLHKLEQATSSLEIISELPYFMSRMLEDKQGNLWIASRKGLILWRPETADYVLYGDELKQRARIDYIHDMAVDDSGIIWVGGSGDGLALIAPQADFLRDVYSKSSKYKLDTEMVWSIYSEGDKTWLGTDGSLAVIHESSSTSQGIIPPGFEVNDSIYRLNSLNADYLVLGTSNGLFVVHKQTGESMSFATWTQGIESLTGQIVLSIEADWSMPGRLWFGTNKGLYYWQSGMKDPVEHVLALGQDAPSRTIIFATLRDSLGRLWLSGNRFFGYLDEQGQYVSKLGLFSQEIPSKIGSFLEVSPGVIWFASLQQGLFEYQISTDSLHSLTRDWQLDCDAILSMVSTKTANFILCNAILVRQDKTTGEITTLDQNDGFISDEFNEGSVFYRQDKGLYLGSPDGAMLVEPNKLQHRQNTNRVFLESVSVYYGKDTHTYLRPQALSVIEPGANLISFQLSSTDYLDDTPLTLQYRILKKNDPSERPFLLLEDQSQLNISGLNAGEYTLEIKHKNNGVWVSDAYRFDFELTQNWWQSQWFKWLVSLCIFIAFISMLWYRHRQVERFKKINQALVDSDDRLRQALRGSDSDLWEWRSDTQMIYLDNNAGLLGDADFVHCPLSELPVHENDRDRVRGEWIALLEDKGELFESEYRYYRPDGSCGWLRVRGRAVDYQPGTGAIARVAGIYSDISVQRELESEINLLAQAFENTTEGMLILDANETVIISNLAANLIFTTKPNELIGLSLSELVRKSEINLSVDGLLGNGTSWNGERELLRRDKRTFPAWINISMMKAENSLIKHYVLVFSDISERKQNELNLRYLANNDVLTGLANRAMFTRRLTQIISFATLNDEKLALLFLDLDRFKHVNDSYGHSMGDALLVEAARRLQSCLTENHLVCRFGGDEFVILLRDAGDIDGINHVADSLLKTIEQPFKLEGREFFISTSIGISVWPDDSIDPETLIKNADLAMYHAKEEGRGNFQYYSSERNAEALYHLRLEADLRKAIERDEFTLNYQPQVDILHQDRVVGVEALIRWHHPEDGLIRPDIFIKVAESCGLIVDIDRWVFKQACQDAARWHTEFEQSYKLSVNVSAVSFRQADFIDGLKDILTETGMPASLLTVEITEGVLMKELHVAKAHLRKLKALGVKVSIDDFGTGYSSLAYLRHFEVNSLKIDRSFLIDIGVNKADQAIVSSIVELARNLKLEVVAEGVESHEQLEQVFSRGCYLIQGYYFAKPMARNELEIYLGLDS